From Lycium ferocissimum isolate CSIRO_LF1 chromosome 12, AGI_CSIRO_Lferr_CH_V1, whole genome shotgun sequence, one genomic window encodes:
- the LOC132039037 gene encoding zinc finger BED domain-containing protein DAYSLEEPER-like, with the protein MHADGEGTRIRMELFKEMASRMSKKFDKYWSKYSVVLSFGAILDPRLKLQLLRYCYSKVDDASAQEKVETMKKKLYKLYEHYANSQIGATTSTILCKPTQERSRSKQKESRLFDEFKMFESESFCNVESLIGPYLEEMKSDYRSFMGWMLLSIGRKMKGNIPTFQ; encoded by the exons ATGCATGCTGATGGAGAAGGCACAAGAATCCGGATGGAGTTATTCAAAGAAATGGCTTCAAGAATGTCCAAGAAGTTTGATAAATATTGGAGTAAATATAGTGTAGTGCTTTCCTTTGGAGCAATCCTTGATCCTCGCTTGAAGTTGCAACTTTTAAGGTATTGCTACTCTAAGGTAGATGATGCTTCTGCACAAGAGAAGGTtgaaactatgaaaaaaaaattgtacaagCTCTATGAACATTATGCAAATAGTCAAATTGGAGCAACTACTTCTACTATTTTGTGTAAACCAACTCAAGAAAGAAGCCGATCCAAACAAAAGGAATCCAGATTATTTGAT GAATTTAAAATGTTCGAGAGTGAATCTTTTTGCAATGTCGAAAGTTTAATTGGACCTTATTTGGAGGAAATGAAGTCGGATTATAGAAGTTTCATGGGATGGATGTTATTAAGTAttggaaggaaaatgaaaggaaatatcCCGACCTTTCAGTGA